In Paenibacillus hexagrammi, the following are encoded in one genomic region:
- a CDS encoding S-layer homology domain-containing protein translates to MSTDISAAVKPTSHTAGTAKFTLDSSKALESIQKGDASSKTFIVMVPETDEVSTLSVSIPDDVMQAIGKQGGDAASIIIATQYGDYRLPLKALEGNKGQAIEFSISQVTGSGMEKAKDNAVKNGLTLLGGPVDFKIESVDASDNKHEIESFGNVYVARSLHAGMTVDDAHTAAVKVNEDGSFMPVPTYFTKDESGYAAVIQRPGNSSYAVISGKKDFADTQGFWAEASISKMASHLLVNGMTDTSFEPQSLMTRAQFTSLMVRALGLSDRTSEASTSFTDVSANDWFAKDVNIAVSAGLIEGYGDQFGPQDSITREQLAAIFTRAMKFVDPAITTSGKSKVFADADSISSWAASSVNSAVQAGILEGDDQGNLRPGDAATRAEATVMLERMLQAVKFIN, encoded by the coding sequence GTGAGTACCGACATTTCAGCAGCTGTTAAACCTACCTCCCACACGGCCGGTACAGCTAAGTTTACTCTTGACAGCAGCAAAGCCCTGGAAAGCATTCAGAAGGGAGACGCGTCTTCCAAGACATTCATTGTTATGGTACCCGAGACAGATGAGGTAAGCACCTTGTCCGTATCCATCCCTGATGATGTCATGCAAGCTATTGGCAAACAAGGCGGGGATGCAGCCTCCATTATTATTGCCACACAGTACGGCGACTACCGCCTGCCGCTTAAGGCATTGGAGGGAAACAAAGGTCAAGCGATCGAGTTTTCAATTTCCCAAGTGACGGGCTCCGGCATGGAGAAAGCCAAAGATAACGCCGTCAAGAATGGGCTGACCTTACTGGGAGGACCGGTTGATTTTAAGATTGAATCGGTGGATGCAAGCGATAACAAGCATGAAATTGAAAGCTTCGGTAATGTATATGTCGCCCGTTCCCTGCATGCAGGTATGACGGTTGACGATGCGCATACTGCAGCTGTAAAAGTGAATGAGGACGGCAGCTTCATGCCGGTGCCTACATATTTCACCAAGGATGAATCAGGCTATGCGGCCGTCATTCAACGTCCGGGCAATAGCTCTTACGCTGTGATATCGGGCAAGAAGGATTTTGCCGATACCCAAGGGTTCTGGGCGGAAGCTTCCATTTCCAAAATGGCTTCCCACTTGCTAGTGAATGGTATGACCGACACTAGCTTTGAACCGCAATCCCTAATGACGCGCGCGCAGTTCACGAGCCTCATGGTGAGAGCGCTGGGTCTTTCCGATCGTACAAGCGAGGCTTCAACAAGCTTTACGGACGTGAGCGCTAATGACTGGTTCGCTAAGGACGTTAATATCGCTGTTTCTGCAGGGCTTATCGAAGGGTATGGCGATCAATTTGGCCCGCAAGATTCGATTACCCGGGAGCAATTGGCCGCTATCTTTACGAGAGCCATGAAATTTGTCGATCCGGCCATTACAACTTCCGGTAAGTCCAAGGTGTTCGCCGATGCAGATTCGATTTCATCGTGGGCAGCTTCTTCCGTCAATAGCGCTGTACAAGCCGGCATTCTAGAAGGTGACGATCAGGGCAACCTGCGTCCGGGCGATGCTGCGACACGCGCTGAAGCAACCGTCATGCTGGAGAGAATGCTCCAAGCTGTAAAATTTATTAACTAA
- a CDS encoding ABC transporter permease — translation MAAKQLTNKRTFWRQMNRYKSLWLMALPGIIYLLLNNYLPMFGTMIAFKNINYAKGIWNSDWVGLKNFEYLFNTSDAFVITRNTILYNAAFIVITLVCSVTLAILLNEVRKQLAKKFYQSALLLPYFLSAVIVAYLVYSLLSSEYGFLNKVVLPMFGLDPISWYNEPKYWPWILIIVNTWKGVGYSCVIYIAAIVGIDSEYYEAAVIDGASKWQQVRHITIPLLMPVITTLVLLSIGRIFYADFGLFYQVPLDSGMLLPVTNVIDTYVYRGLLQLGDLGMSSAAGLYQSLVGFILVLVSNAVVRKFNRDQALF, via the coding sequence ATGGCTGCGAAACAACTGACAAATAAGCGCACATTCTGGAGACAGATGAACAGGTATAAGTCACTATGGCTCATGGCTTTGCCAGGGATCATATACCTGCTGCTTAACAACTATCTGCCGATGTTCGGCACGATGATTGCATTCAAGAATATTAATTATGCCAAAGGGATTTGGAACAGTGATTGGGTCGGTTTGAAAAACTTCGAATATTTGTTCAATACATCCGACGCTTTCGTTATCACAAGAAACACCATACTCTACAATGCGGCTTTTATTGTCATCACACTGGTTTGCTCGGTCACATTAGCGATTCTTCTCAATGAAGTGAGAAAGCAGCTGGCCAAGAAGTTTTACCAGAGCGCACTGCTTCTTCCTTACTTTTTATCGGCGGTTATTGTCGCTTACTTGGTGTATAGCTTGCTGAGCTCTGAATACGGATTTTTAAATAAAGTCGTCCTCCCGATGTTCGGTTTGGATCCGATTTCGTGGTATAACGAACCGAAGTATTGGCCTTGGATTCTCATTATCGTGAACACCTGGAAAGGTGTAGGCTACTCCTGCGTGATTTACATTGCGGCTATTGTCGGCATCGACAGTGAGTATTATGAAGCAGCAGTTATTGACGGAGCGAGCAAGTGGCAGCAGGTTCGGCATATTACCATTCCGCTGTTAATGCCTGTCATTACAACGCTGGTGCTTCTCTCCATCGGTCGTATCTTCTACGCAGACTTCGGTTTGTTCTACCAGGTTCCGCTCGACTCAGGCATGCTGCTTCCGGTTACGAACGTCATTGATACGTATGTGTATCGCGGACTTCTGCAGCTCGGTGATCTGGGGATGTCGTCAGCAGCGGGGCTGTATCAGTCGCTCGTAGGCTTCATCTTAGTACTGGTTTCCAATGCCGTCGTACGCAAATTCAACCGCGATCAGGCGTTGTTCTAG
- a CDS encoding carbohydrate ABC transporter permease: MASSNKTHWLLHVLFIFIACSTILPIILVFMVSITDETTIAQNGYSFLPQKISFEAYRYLFLDSMTIIRAYGVTIFITVVGTLGGLLLTALLAYPISRKDFPYKNGLTFFVFFTMLFNGGLVPWYLVFTKLIPLKDTVWSLVIPGLLLNGFFVLIMRTFFATSIPMAIIESAYMDGASESKIFVQIVIPLSTPVLATVGLFNTLAYWNDWFNSLVFLSNSKLYSLQYLLNKILLNIQFLAQNSRNTNAAQLMATLPTETVRMAMAIIGIGPIVLAYPFFQKYFVKGLTVGAVKG; the protein is encoded by the coding sequence ATGGCAAGTTCCAACAAAACACACTGGCTGCTGCACGTATTATTCATCTTCATTGCATGCTCCACCATACTGCCGATCATTCTTGTGTTCATGGTATCCATCACAGATGAAACAACAATCGCGCAAAACGGTTACTCCTTTCTTCCGCAAAAAATCAGCTTTGAGGCGTATCGTTACTTGTTCCTCGATTCTATGACCATCATTCGGGCTTACGGCGTTACTATTTTCATTACTGTGGTAGGAACACTTGGGGGATTACTCCTGACGGCGCTGCTTGCTTACCCGATATCCCGTAAAGATTTTCCATACAAAAACGGGCTCACGTTCTTCGTATTCTTTACGATGCTCTTTAACGGCGGATTGGTGCCATGGTATCTGGTGTTTACTAAACTAATCCCGCTGAAGGATACCGTATGGAGTCTGGTGATACCCGGGCTGTTGTTAAACGGGTTCTTCGTCCTCATTATGCGAACGTTTTTTGCAACCTCCATTCCGATGGCGATTATAGAATCCGCCTATATGGACGGGGCTAGCGAGAGCAAGATTTTTGTACAGATCGTGATCCCGCTTTCCACACCGGTACTGGCAACGGTTGGTTTATTCAATACACTGGCTTACTGGAACGACTGGTTTAACAGTCTTGTCTTCTTATCCAACTCCAAGCTATACAGCTTGCAGTACCTGCTGAATAAAATTTTGCTTAACATTCAGTTTCTGGCACAAAATTCGCGCAATACTAATGCAGCTCAGCTTATGGCGACTCTGCCTACAGAGACGGTTCGAATGGCCATGGCGATCATTGGGATCGGCCCCATTGTACTGGCATATCCTTTTTTTCAAAAATACTTTGTCAAGGGTTTAACTGTAGGCGCTGTCAAAGGGTAA
- a CDS encoding ABC transporter substrate-binding protein: MFKKKLFTLASTALVFSLAITACSSAPKEETSAGTTAPTKEAAATSDAKGASSAKDLKPYKLVMIFPSGVVPKDLQAVQDEMSKYLTEKINATIEIRPIDWGAWENKKNLMFASGEQFDLMFTASWYGLGQEVAKGQIIPLDDLIDKYGQGIKSVLDPAYVEGGKLNGKSYGVVANKEFAATKGVVMRKDLVDKYHIDLSAIKELKDLEPIYKTIKENEPNIVPLQVKNDRSPASAILGYGMFDMLGDGPGVLDRESNELKVIDMFETQKFMDTVKLMHKWYQAGYINKDGATNKDSEFLAVKAGKAFSYGESMKPGFDMQETRNTGMPMVTAELTKPYTTTGDTTSAMFAIPNTSKDPERAMMFLNLLYTDKTLLNMLDWGLEGKHYVKAGDNIIDYPQGVDAATVGYNLNLPWMFGNQLNSYIWKTEDPKIWDKYKEFNSSAQKSIALGFVFDPEKVKNEIAATNNVMTQFTGGLYTGTIDPEKYVPEFVSKMKAAGMDKIIAEKQRQLDEWAKANKK, from the coding sequence ATGTTTAAAAAGAAACTATTTACACTTGCATCAACTGCACTGGTTTTCTCACTGGCCATTACCGCGTGCTCCAGCGCTCCCAAGGAGGAAACATCTGCTGGGACAACTGCTCCGACTAAAGAAGCGGCAGCAACCTCAGATGCTAAGGGCGCGTCATCAGCTAAAGATTTAAAGCCATACAAACTGGTTATGATTTTCCCGTCCGGCGTTGTGCCTAAGGATCTGCAGGCCGTTCAAGACGAAATGAGTAAATATTTGACCGAGAAGATCAATGCTACCATTGAAATCCGTCCGATCGACTGGGGCGCTTGGGAAAATAAGAAAAATCTGATGTTCGCTTCCGGTGAGCAATTCGACCTCATGTTTACGGCATCCTGGTACGGATTGGGTCAAGAAGTGGCGAAAGGTCAAATTATTCCGCTCGATGACCTTATCGATAAGTATGGGCAAGGTATCAAAAGCGTGCTTGATCCTGCCTATGTGGAAGGCGGCAAGTTGAACGGGAAGTCCTATGGCGTAGTGGCCAATAAAGAATTTGCGGCAACGAAGGGCGTCGTCATGAGAAAAGACTTAGTCGACAAGTATCATATTGATTTGTCTGCTATTAAGGAACTAAAGGATTTGGAGCCAATTTATAAAACAATCAAGGAAAATGAGCCGAATATCGTTCCGCTGCAAGTAAAAAATGACCGTTCTCCTGCAAGCGCTATCTTGGGCTACGGCATGTTCGATATGCTTGGCGATGGCCCAGGGGTACTTGATCGCGAAAGCAATGAACTGAAGGTTATCGATATGTTTGAAACGCAGAAGTTCATGGATACGGTGAAGCTGATGCACAAATGGTATCAAGCCGGTTACATTAACAAAGACGGAGCGACCAACAAGGACAGTGAATTCCTGGCTGTGAAAGCGGGTAAAGCCTTCTCCTACGGTGAGTCCATGAAGCCTGGCTTTGATATGCAGGAGACACGCAATACCGGTATGCCGATGGTTACCGCCGAATTGACGAAACCTTATACGACAACAGGTGATACGACAAGCGCCATGTTCGCGATTCCGAATACATCGAAGGATCCTGAGAGAGCCATGATGTTCCTCAACCTGCTCTATACGGATAAAACGCTGCTGAATATGCTCGATTGGGGTCTTGAAGGTAAGCACTATGTAAAAGCCGGTGACAACATTATTGACTATCCGCAAGGCGTGGATGCCGCAACAGTAGGCTATAACCTGAACCTGCCTTGGATGTTCGGTAATCAGCTGAACTCCTACATTTGGAAGACAGAGGATCCTAAGATTTGGGATAAATATAAAGAATTCAACTCCAGTGCACAAAAATCAATTGCTCTCGGCTTCGTGTTTGATCCGGAAAAAGTAAAGAATGAAATTGCAGCGACAAATAACGTTATGACCCAATTTACCGGCGGGCTCTACACAGGAACTATTGATCCAGAAAAATACGTTCCTGAGTTCGTAAGCAAGATGAAAGCGGCAGGTATGGATAAAATTATCGCTGAAAAACAAAGACAGCTGGATGAATGGGCTAAAGCGAATAAGAAATAA
- a CDS encoding NAD-dependent epimerase/dehydratase family protein codes for MSKPRVIVTGGSGRAGKWILKHFVEHNYEVINLDVKAPDEKICRTIITDLTDLGQVHNALSMFSTGNRQEVAGIVHFAAIPEAYMVPNEVCFRNNTMSTYNILEAAANLGIKKVVSASSESSYGICFASEFFEPAYLPIDENHPQLPEDSYGLSKVVNEVTAEAFHRRTGMQVVSFRLGNILWPESYAPIKANFDDTDARLRILWSYIDARDVASACRLAIEKDGLGAVVMNLAADDSSSNRPTQELVDKYLPGVKDIRTPLDGRISLLSSARAKELLGWEYQYKIMEQ; via the coding sequence GTGTCAAAGCCACGCGTTATAGTAACCGGCGGAAGTGGTAGAGCCGGCAAATGGATTCTTAAGCATTTTGTAGAGCATAATTATGAAGTTATTAATTTGGATGTGAAGGCGCCTGATGAGAAAATCTGCCGAACCATCATTACCGACCTTACAGATTTAGGACAAGTGCATAACGCGCTGTCGATGTTTAGTACGGGGAACCGTCAAGAGGTAGCGGGAATTGTTCATTTTGCAGCGATACCGGAAGCGTACATGGTTCCTAATGAAGTGTGCTTCCGCAACAATACAATGAGTACATATAATATTTTGGAGGCTGCGGCAAATCTAGGCATCAAGAAAGTAGTTAGCGCTTCCAGTGAGTCTTCATACGGTATTTGTTTTGCCAGTGAGTTTTTTGAACCTGCTTATCTACCGATTGACGAGAACCATCCCCAACTTCCGGAAGACAGCTACGGCTTGTCCAAAGTCGTCAATGAGGTGACTGCTGAAGCCTTCCACCGCCGCACCGGTATGCAGGTCGTGAGCTTCCGCTTGGGCAATATTTTATGGCCGGAGAGCTATGCCCCTATTAAAGCCAATTTCGACGATACTGATGCGAGACTGCGGATCTTATGGTCGTACATTGACGCTAGGGATGTTGCCAGCGCTTGCAGATTGGCCATTGAGAAGGATGGGTTAGGCGCAGTCGTCATGAATTTGGCGGCAGACGATTCTTCCTCGAACCGTCCGACCCAAGAGCTGGTTGACAAATATTTGCCTGGCGTGAAAGACATCCGCACACCGCTGGACGGTCGGATTTCGCTGCTCTCAAGCGCGAGAGCTAAAGAGCTTCTTGGTTGGGAGTATCAGTATAAAATTATGGAGCAATAG
- a CDS encoding glycosyl hydrolase family 8, producing MKNLTQGAVETGVYRNLFVEYGYSEEEVKQRVEDAFQQIFYGDEDTKIFYDAGDAGAYFMDTGNDDVRTEGMSYAMMMAVQLDRKDEFDRVWKWAKTNMYMTEGRHAGYFAWSCNLDGSKRAYGPAPDGEEYFAMALFFASHRWGDGDEPYNYSTQAKDLLRDCIHKGEHNDGYPMWNPDNKLIKFVPEVEYSDPSYHLPHFYELFALWAYPEDRDFWKQAAEASRRYLPISCHPETGLAPEYAHYDGTPNNDRGYGHFFSDSYRVAANIGLDAEWYGRSDWHQTIIDNIQRFFADKSPDDYRRYTITGEPFEEKSLHPVGLIATNAMASLATDGPHAKENVDLFWNTPVRTGARRYYDNCLYLFSMLALSGNYRIWMPKETEG from the coding sequence ATGAAGAATTTGACACAAGGAGCAGTCGAAACCGGTGTATACCGGAATCTGTTTGTAGAGTACGGATATAGCGAAGAAGAAGTCAAACAGCGTGTTGAGGATGCATTTCAGCAGATTTTTTATGGCGATGAGGATACGAAAATTTTTTATGACGCCGGCGATGCCGGGGCCTATTTCATGGATACAGGAAACGATGATGTGAGAACCGAGGGCATGTCTTATGCGATGATGATGGCTGTGCAGCTGGATCGTAAAGACGAATTTGACCGTGTCTGGAAATGGGCCAAGACGAACATGTATATGACCGAAGGTAGACATGCCGGTTATTTTGCCTGGTCCTGCAACCTGGACGGCTCTAAGCGAGCTTACGGTCCCGCACCGGACGGCGAGGAATACTTCGCTATGGCGCTGTTCTTTGCGTCCCATCGCTGGGGAGACGGGGATGAGCCATACAATTACAGCACACAGGCGAAGGACTTACTCCGCGACTGCATTCACAAAGGGGAACATAATGATGGCTATCCGATGTGGAATCCGGACAACAAGCTGATCAAATTTGTGCCGGAGGTTGAATATTCCGATCCATCCTATCATCTGCCGCATTTTTATGAACTGTTCGCTCTATGGGCCTATCCGGAGGACCGCGATTTCTGGAAGCAGGCTGCGGAAGCAAGCCGCCGATATCTGCCCATCTCTTGCCATCCGGAAACGGGGCTGGCACCGGAATACGCGCATTATGACGGAACGCCGAATAATGACCGTGGGTACGGTCACTTCTTTAGCGATTCATACCGCGTGGCAGCCAACATAGGATTGGATGCTGAGTGGTACGGCCGATCCGATTGGCATCAGACCATTATCGACAACATCCAGCGCTTCTTTGCCGATAAGAGCCCGGATGATTATCGAAGATACACGATAACGGGTGAGCCCTTTGAAGAAAAGTCGCTTCACCCTGTCGGGTTGATTGCTACCAACGCAATGGCCTCTTTGGCCACAGATGGGCCACATGCCAAAGAGAACGTTGACTTATTCTGGAACACGCCGGTTCGAACCGGAGCCAGAAGGTATTATGATAACTGTCTGTATTTATTCAGTATGCTGGCATTGAGCGGCAATTACCGGATCTGGATGCCTAAGGAGACTGAAGGATAG
- a CDS encoding beta-ketoacyl-ACP synthase III encodes MALQVRVAGTGKYLPGQQITDEQMDAQLQLRPGWVRKKTNVITRHFIDNETASEMGAKAAERALAEADLTFADIDCLVCASGTMEQPIPCTASLIQRAMGQEDSGVPSFDINSTCLSFVAALDVMSYMIHAGRYARVLVVSTEVASKGLNWEQKESAALFGDGAAAAVIERSAPDAASRILSASMKTYSSGARYSEIRGGGSAKHASEYSKSTEADFLFDMNGEAIFRMASRLLPDFLKDLMTASGASIKDYQVVIPHQGSAMAMRLLRRKLGISEEQLMYITPDHGNTIAASIPMGLHEAIRQGRIRRGERVLLLGTSAGFSLGGIDLVY; translated from the coding sequence ATGGCACTTCAAGTAAGAGTCGCTGGAACCGGTAAATATTTGCCAGGCCAACAAATCACCGATGAGCAAATGGATGCGCAGCTGCAGCTGCGGCCCGGCTGGGTGCGCAAGAAGACCAATGTGATAACGCGGCATTTTATAGATAACGAAACGGCATCGGAAATGGGAGCAAAAGCGGCAGAGCGCGCGCTGGCGGAAGCTGATCTCACTTTTGCTGACATCGACTGTCTGGTCTGTGCCAGCGGCACGATGGAGCAGCCCATTCCCTGTACGGCGTCGCTGATTCAAAGGGCGATGGGGCAAGAAGACTCGGGAGTACCTTCTTTTGATATAAATTCCACATGCCTTAGCTTTGTTGCCGCTCTTGATGTCATGTCCTATATGATTCACGCGGGCCGCTATGCTAGAGTCCTCGTGGTTTCTACCGAAGTGGCGTCCAAGGGATTAAATTGGGAGCAAAAGGAAAGCGCAGCGCTATTCGGCGATGGTGCCGCAGCGGCGGTGATCGAGCGCTCTGCGCCAGATGCCGCATCCCGAATCCTCAGCGCCTCTATGAAGACGTACAGCAGCGGCGCCCGTTACTCCGAAATTAGGGGAGGCGGCAGCGCCAAGCACGCTAGTGAATACAGCAAAAGCACGGAAGCGGATTTTCTGTTCGATATGAACGGGGAAGCGATTTTCCGCATGGCATCCCGTCTCCTGCCGGATTTTCTTAAGGATTTGATGACGGCAAGCGGAGCCAGCATCAAGGATTATCAGGTGGTCATTCCTCACCAGGGAAGTGCAATGGCCATGAGGCTGCTTAGACGTAAGCTCGGTATATCCGAGGAACAGCTCATGTATATTACGCCGGATCATGGCAATACGATTGCAGCCTCTATTCCGATGGGTTTGCACGAAGCGATCCGGCAGGGGCGCATTCGCCGCGGTGAGCGTGTTCTGCTGCTCGGCACATCAGCAGGGTTCTCGCTGGGAGGCATCGACCTTGTCTACTAA
- a CDS encoding ATP-grasp domain-containing protein produces MSTKSGVSGTRIRKVLVTGGRAPAALELVRALAKAGCEVIAAESLPRHLCRKSSSVKRCYRVPSPAVDPSGFIDALEEIIVSEHIDLLVPTCEETFYAASGYEKLSRLCEVFTVTLPQLRVLHSKWSFIQTVKELGFLAPATIRLNSEADWETFLDNQGHEEAERGIFGDRVILKPEYSRFAAKIRILDTGKMKRTATPQPDPQDYPWIVQQYIEGRQICTYSIVREGRLYAHATYTSQYAVQGGASVYFEPLDHPASLEWVKSFVWRIAFTGQIAFDFIETADGRLYPIECNPRTTSGVHLLADQPGFAEAVLSLDGWEGEVLQPSPHAKKMLSLPMLLYGLSGRAALREIPRWLQKWVTTKDAVFHWKDLRPFVEQLPMLIHMRQVASKLGISLVEASTVDLEWNGDEI; encoded by the coding sequence TTGTCTACTAAGTCGGGAGTTAGCGGCACGCGCATCCGCAAAGTCCTTGTGACAGGAGGCCGTGCTCCAGCAGCACTGGAGCTAGTTCGCGCTCTTGCTAAGGCAGGCTGCGAGGTGATAGCCGCGGAGAGCCTGCCAAGGCATCTTTGCCGAAAGAGCAGCTCGGTGAAGCGTTGTTATCGCGTTCCGAGTCCAGCTGTGGATCCGTCAGGCTTTATAGATGCTTTAGAAGAAATCATTGTGAGTGAGCATATAGATCTGCTCGTCCCCACCTGCGAAGAAACGTTTTACGCCGCATCGGGCTACGAGAAGTTAAGCCGCTTATGCGAGGTATTCACAGTTACGCTGCCACAGCTTCGTGTGTTGCATAGCAAATGGAGCTTTATCCAGACAGTGAAGGAGCTCGGCTTTCTAGCGCCGGCGACGATTCGATTGAATTCAGAAGCTGATTGGGAAACATTTTTAGATAACCAGGGACACGAGGAGGCGGAGCGGGGGATTTTTGGCGATAGAGTGATCTTGAAGCCTGAGTATTCCAGATTCGCAGCGAAGATTCGAATCTTGGACACAGGCAAGATGAAGCGGACCGCGACTCCTCAGCCAGATCCTCAGGATTACCCGTGGATTGTCCAACAATACATCGAAGGCCGTCAAATATGTACCTATAGTATCGTTCGTGAAGGACGGTTATACGCTCATGCAACCTACACATCTCAGTATGCTGTCCAAGGCGGCGCAAGTGTTTATTTTGAACCGCTCGATCACCCGGCATCTCTGGAATGGGTAAAGTCATTTGTTTGGCGGATAGCATTTACCGGACAAATCGCGTTTGACTTTATCGAAACGGCCGATGGCCGGTTATATCCGATCGAATGCAACCCGAGAACAACTAGCGGCGTTCATTTGCTGGCGGATCAGCCGGGCTTTGCTGAAGCTGTGCTGAGCCTTGATGGATGGGAAGGGGAGGTTCTACAACCTTCCCCTCATGCAAAGAAAATGCTAAGCCTGCCGATGCTTCTCTACGGTCTGTCCGGGCGGGCAGCTCTGCGGGAAATTCCAAGATGGCTGCAAAAGTGGGTGACAACGAAGGATGCAGTCTTCCATTGGAAGGACCTGCGTCCCTTTGTTGAGCAGCTGCCGATGTTAATTCATATGAGGCAAGTGGCTTCTAAGCTTGGCATTTCGCTGGTAGAAGCCTCGACCGTCGATTTGGAATGGAACGGTGATGAGATATGA
- a CDS encoding NAD-dependent epimerase/dehydratase family protein produces the protein MKALVTGATGFLGGRLTQRLIEAGWDVTALGRNVEAGHMLAKIGARFLQADLRSQEHVLAACAGQDAVFHCGALSAAWGAYRSFYETNAAGTEHVLAGCRQHEVGRLIHVSTPSVYFGASDRLGVKESDVLPARQASAYAATKRLAEAAVERAAAAGLPAVMIRPRAIFGPGDTSILPRLIEANVRTGVPMIDKGRAIVDLTYVDNVVDALLLCQSAPPHVLGRTYNITNGEPAVFSEAVSALFDKLGMRLKAKPIPFAAAYAAAAAMELAAKVLPGEKEPMLTRAVVGMLGRSQTLDIGLARQDLGYSPRVTLDQGMDEFAAWWREQHGK, from the coding sequence ATGAAAGCATTAGTGACGGGAGCAACAGGCTTTCTCGGAGGACGGCTGACGCAGCGTCTTATTGAGGCAGGATGGGACGTCACAGCGCTAGGCAGAAACGTAGAAGCGGGTCATATGCTGGCGAAGATCGGCGCGCGATTCCTGCAAGCCGATCTTCGCAGCCAGGAGCATGTGCTAGCTGCATGCGCCGGACAGGACGCCGTGTTTCATTGCGGCGCGTTGTCTGCTGCCTGGGGAGCTTACCGCAGCTTTTACGAGACGAATGCAGCCGGAACGGAGCATGTGCTAGCCGGATGCCGGCAGCATGAGGTGGGACGGCTCATTCATGTTTCTACGCCGAGTGTATATTTCGGCGCATCGGACCGGCTTGGCGTGAAGGAAAGCGACGTGCTTCCCGCGCGCCAAGCGAGCGCTTATGCCGCAACGAAGCGGCTGGCTGAGGCCGCAGTAGAGCGCGCTGCGGCGGCAGGCCTGCCTGCGGTAATGATTCGTCCGCGGGCGATATTCGGACCCGGTGATACGTCGATTCTGCCTCGATTGATCGAGGCAAATGTGAGAACCGGAGTGCCTATGATCGACAAGGGGAGAGCCATTGTCGACCTCACCTACGTGGACAACGTCGTAGACGCATTGCTCCTCTGTCAAAGTGCGCCGCCCCATGTGCTCGGCCGCACGTATAACATAACGAACGGCGAGCCGGCCGTTTTCTCGGAAGCGGTCTCGGCCTTATTTGACAAGCTTGGAATGCGGCTAAAGGCAAAGCCGATCCCTTTCGCTGCGGCTTACGCGGCCGCAGCAGCAATGGAGCTGGCTGCGAAAGTGCTGCCGGGAGAGAAGGAGCCGATGCTGACGCGTGCTGTAGTGGGCATGCTGGGTAGAAGCCAGACGCTGGATATTGGCTTAGCGCGGCAGGATTTGGGGTATTCACCTCGAGTTACTCTAGATCAAGGGATGGATGAATTTGCAGCATGGTGGAGGGAGCAGCATGGAAAGTAA
- a CDS encoding MBL fold metallo-hydrolase produces the protein MESKQLAKRQVKLRTFAAGYCTHPEWVTIRGGSLRSCRIPALFACIEHPSAGILLWDTGYSERFFAETDQLPNRLYRMLTPVHYSDADSAAKQLRAAGIEPEQVKAVIISHFHADHIAGLRDFPHAAYIYLPEAYEQVKHLKGLAALRRAFLPRLLPDDFAERSRIIDRARQVKLPQGYPFPYAMDVLGDGSLLAVDLPGHADGQIGLLLSTHSHNYLLCADAAWSSRAYRENRPPHPLTGLITPSFKQYANSFNKLVALHRQHPELRIVPSHCPEVWENWIQGGAEW, from the coding sequence ATGGAAAGTAAACAGCTGGCAAAGCGTCAAGTCAAGCTCCGCACTTTTGCTGCGGGCTACTGCACACACCCGGAATGGGTCACCATACGCGGGGGCTCACTGCGCAGCTGCAGGATTCCTGCGCTGTTTGCTTGCATAGAACACCCTTCAGCAGGCATCTTGCTATGGGACACCGGCTACAGCGAGCGGTTTTTCGCTGAGACGGATCAATTGCCGAACCGGTTGTACCGAATGCTCACGCCGGTTCATTATTCTGATGCAGACAGCGCCGCCAAGCAGCTCCGAGCTGCGGGGATAGAGCCGGAGCAGGTGAAAGCCGTCATCATCTCTCATTTTCATGCCGATCATATCGCAGGCTTGAGGGATTTCCCTCATGCAGCCTATATCTATCTTCCCGAGGCGTATGAACAAGTGAAGCATCTAAAGGGTCTTGCTGCCTTGCGTCGAGCCTTTTTGCCTAGGCTGCTGCCGGATGACTTCGCTGAACGTTCCCGCATCATAGATAGAGCCCGGCAGGTGAAGCTGCCGCAAGGCTATCCATTCCCGTATGCGATGGATGTGCTGGGCGACGGCAGCCTGTTGGCGGTTGACCTACCGGGTCATGCCGATGGCCAGATCGGCTTGCTGCTGTCAACCCACTCGCATAATTACCTGCTTTGCGCGGATGCGGCTTGGTCAAGCCGGGCATACCGGGAGAATCGTCCGCCGCATCCTTTGACCGGACTTATTACGCCAAGCTTTAAGCAATATGCGAACAGCTTCAATAAGCTGGTTGCGCTGCATAGACAGCATCCCGAGCTTCGGATTGTGCCTTCACACTGCCCCGAGGTTTGGGAGAACTGGATCCAAGGAGGCGCAGAATGGTAA